A stretch of Gossypium hirsutum isolate 1008001.06 chromosome A06, Gossypium_hirsutum_v2.1, whole genome shotgun sequence DNA encodes these proteins:
- the LOC107962650 gene encoding transcriptional corepressor LEUNIG isoform X2: MSQTNWEADKMLDVYIYDYLMKRKLNATAKAFQAEGKVSTDPVAIDAPGGFLFEWWSVFWDIFIARTNEKHSEAAASYIETQMVKARELQQQQHYQKPQQMQMQQLLLQRHAQQQQHQQQQQQQQQQQQPQQQPQRQQQQQRREGTQLINDAASGLVGEPLMKESSASAIAATRKMYDETFRFPRQRDSLDDAVAKQLGDNLGQLLDPNQASMMKAASVVGQSPGQTLHGTPGNISGSLQPMQNRGQQISVPTQDSRSEINPMLTPRASGPDGSLIGVHGSNQAGGNLTLKGWPLTQGLDQLRSGLLQQQKTLIQTSQPFSQLQLHQQFLLQAQQNLSLPSANDFESRKMRMLLNNQIMGLGKDVPLNSLGDVVPKVGSPMQIGCPVLPRGDSDISVKQQLHQNNQQSQQIGQNPLSSQQSQNSNPQLQQQDKMVGACSMMPDSSISNTFNGNDQASKNQVGRKRKQPGSSSGPVNSSGTANTAGPSPSSPSSPSTHTPGDAISMPTLPHNSGSSKSLLMFGSDGLGSLTSASNQLADIDRFVDDGSLDDNVESFLSHDDPEPRDRVGRCSDVSKGLTFMEVQLIPASTSKVECCHFSADGKLLATGGHDKKAVLWCTESFALKSTLEEHSEWITDVRFSSSMSRLATSSADKSVRVWDADNPAYSLRNFVGHSTTVRSLDFHPTKDDLICSCDNNSEIRYWSIKNGSCAGVLKGGATQIRFQPRVGRFLAAATDNSVSLLDVEAQVCRAKLQGHKSVIHSVCWDATGEFLASVSDDLVRVWTVGSSGKGECVHELNRTGNKFNTCVFHPSYSSLLVIGCYETLELWNMLENKIMTRHAHENLVSALAASNSTRMVASASHDKCVKLWK, encoded by the exons ATGTCGCAGACTAACTGGGAAGCTGATAAAAT GTtggatgtgtatatatatgattatctGATGAAGAGAAAGTTAAATGCTACTGCAAAGGCATTTCAAGCTGAAGGGAAAGTATCGACTGACCCAGTAG CTATTGATGCACCTGGTGGATTTTTATTTGAATGGTGGTCTGTATTTTGGGATATCTTCATTGCGAGGACAAATGAGAAGCATTCAGAAGCTGCTGCATCTTATATTGAG ACTCAAATGGTCAAGGCTCGAGAGCTGCAGCAGCAGCAACACTATCAGAAGCCTCAGCAGATGCAGATGCAACAGCTCTTATTGCAGAGGCATGCTCAGCAACAGCAGCATCAGCAGCaacaacaacagcagcagcaacagCAACAGCCACAGCAACAGCCACAACGCCAACAGCAGCAGCAGCGAAGAGAAGGGACTCAGTTGATAAATGATGCTGCCAGTGGGCTTGTTGGTGAACCTCTCATGAAGGAGAGCAGTGCAAGTGCAATTGCTGCCACAAGAAAGATGTATGATGAGACTTTTAGGTTTCCACGCCAAAGGGATTCCCTGGATGATGCAGTTGCTAAG CAATTAGGTGATAATTTAGGCCAGCTTCTGGATCCTAATCAAGCCTCAATGATGAAAGCAGCCTCAGTGGTTGGCCAGTCTCCtgg GCAAACACTGCATGGCACACCTGGAAATATATCAGGTAGTCTTCAGCCAATGCAAAATCGAGGTCAGCAGATTTCAGTGCCCACCCAG GATTCAAGGAGCGAGATCAATCCAATGTTGACTCCTAGAGCTTCTGGTCCTGATGGATCATTAATAGGAGTTCATG GATCAAATCAAGCTGGTGGCAATTTGACATTGAAAGGATGGCCTTTAACA CAGGGACTGGACCAACTTCGATCTGGGCTTCTCCAGCAGCAGAAAACTTTGATTCAGACCTCTCAGCCCTTCAGTCAGCTTCAGTTACACCAACAATTTCTTCTTCAAGCACAACAAAACTTGTCACTGCCATCAGCAAATGATTTTGAAAGTAGAAAAATGCGAATGCTTCTGAACAATCAGATTATGGGTCTTGGGAAGGATGTCCCACTAAATTCCCTCGGCGATGTGGTTCCCAAAGTTGGATCACCTATGCAAATTGGTTGTCCTGTGCTGCCTCGTGGAGACTCCGATATCTCAGTTAAG CAACAACTGCATCAAAATAATCAACAATCACAGCAAATTGGACAGAATCCACTTTCAAGTCAGCAGTCTCAGAATTCAAATCCCCAACTCCAGCAGCAAGATAAAATGGTTGGTGCCTGCAGTATGATGCCTGATAGTAGCATATCAAACACCTTTAATGGAAATGACCAG GCTTCAAAAAATCAAGTCGGCCGAAAGAGGAAGCAGCCAGGGTCGTCATCAGGTCCAGTCAATAGCTCGGGAACTGCGAACACCGCTGGACCATCTCCAAGTTCACCTTCCTCACCTTCTACTCACACACCTGGAGATGCCATTTCAATGCCCACATTGCCTCATAATAGTGGTTCCTCTAAGTCTTTGCTTATGTTTGGCTCTGATGGCTTGGGTTCCCTTACATCAGCTTCTAATCAATTG GCTGATATAGACCGTTTTGTGGATGATGGGTCTCTAGATGATAACGTGGAGTCATTCTTGTCTCATGATGATCCAGAACCTAGAGATAGAGTTGGTCGGTGCAGTGATGTCAGCAAAG GCTTAACATTTATGGAAGTCCAGCTTATCCCAGCTAGTACAAGTAAAGTAGAATGTTGTCACTTCTCAGCAGATGGGAAGTTGCTTGCTACTGGTGGCCATGATAAAAAG GCTGTGCTTTGGTGCACAGAGTCATTTGCATTAAAGTCTACTCTTGAAGAACATTCTGAATGGATAACTGATGTTCGCTTCAGTTCAAGCATGTCAAGGCTCGCTACCTCTTCAGCTGACAAATCAGTCAGGGTTTGGGATGCTGATAAT CCTGCTTACTCGCTCCGTAATTTTGTGGGACATTCTACAACTGTTAGATCACTTGACTTCCACCCTACCAAAGATGACCTTATCTGCTCATGTGATAATAATAGTGAGATTCGATATTGGAGTATTAAGAATGGTAGTTGTGCTGGAGTCTTGAAG GGTGGTGCAACCCAGATAAGATTTCAGCCCCGTGTTGGAAGGTTTCTTGCTGCTGCAACTGATAATTCTGTATCCTTACTCGATGTAGAAGCCCAAGTTTGCAGAGCCAAATTACAG GGTCATAAAAGTGTTATTCATTCTGTGTGCTGGGATGCTACCGGTGAGTTTTTGGCATCTGTAAGTGATGATTTGGTGAGAGTGTGGACGGTTGGATCTAGTGGCAAAGGAGAATGTGTTCATGAACTGAACCGTACTGGCAACAAATTTAACACTTGTGTTTTCCATCCTTCTTACTCTTCCCTATTGGTCATTGGCTGTTATGAG ACACTGGAGCTTTGGAACATGCTTGAGAACAAAATAATGACACGACATGCACACGAGAATCTAGTGTCGGCTTTGGCAGCATCAAATAGCACTCGCATGGTTGCCTCAGCTAGCCACGACAAGTGTGTGAAGCTCTGGAAATGA
- the LOC107962650 gene encoding transcriptional corepressor LEUNIG isoform X8 encodes MSQTNWEADKMLDVYIYDYLMKRKLNATAKAFQAEGKVSTDPVAIDAPGGFLFEWWSVFWDIFIARTNEKHSEAAASYIETQMVKARELQQQQHYQKPQQMQMQQLLLQRHAQQQQHQQQQQQQQQQQQPQQQPQRQQQQQRREGTQLINDAASGLVGEPLMKESSASAIAATRKMYDETFRFPRQRDSLDDAVAKQLGDNLGQLLDPNQASMMKAASVVGQSPGQTLHGTPGNISGSLQPMQNRGQQISVPTQDSRSEINPMLTPRASGPDGSLIGVHGSNQAGGNLTLKGWPLTGLDQLRSGLLQQQKTLIQTSQPFSQLQLHQQFLLQAQQNLSLPSANDFESRKMRMLLNNQIMGLGKDVPLNSLGDVVPKVGSPMQIGCPVLPRGDSDISVKQQLHQNNQQSQQIGQNPLSSQQSQNSNPQLQQQDKMASKNQVGRKRKQPGSSSGPVNSSGTANTAGPSPSSPSSPSTHTPGDAISMPTLPHNSGSSKSLLMFGSDGLGSLTSASNQLADIDRFVDDGSLDDNVESFLSHDDPEPRDRVGRCSDVSKGLTFMEVQLIPASTSKVECCHFSADGKLLATGGHDKKAVLWCTESFALKSTLEEHSEWITDVRFSSSMSRLATSSADKSVRVWDADNPAYSLRNFVGHSTTVRSLDFHPTKDDLICSCDNNSEIRYWSIKNGSCAGVLKGGATQIRFQPRVGRFLAAATDNSVSLLDVEAQVCRAKLQGHKSVIHSVCWDATGEFLASVSDDLVRVWTVGSSGKGECVHELNRTGNKFNTCVFHPSYSSLLVIGCYETLELWNMLENKIMTRHAHENLVSALAASNSTRMVASASHDKCVKLWK; translated from the exons ATGTCGCAGACTAACTGGGAAGCTGATAAAAT GTtggatgtgtatatatatgattatctGATGAAGAGAAAGTTAAATGCTACTGCAAAGGCATTTCAAGCTGAAGGGAAAGTATCGACTGACCCAGTAG CTATTGATGCACCTGGTGGATTTTTATTTGAATGGTGGTCTGTATTTTGGGATATCTTCATTGCGAGGACAAATGAGAAGCATTCAGAAGCTGCTGCATCTTATATTGAG ACTCAAATGGTCAAGGCTCGAGAGCTGCAGCAGCAGCAACACTATCAGAAGCCTCAGCAGATGCAGATGCAACAGCTCTTATTGCAGAGGCATGCTCAGCAACAGCAGCATCAGCAGCaacaacaacagcagcagcaacagCAACAGCCACAGCAACAGCCACAACGCCAACAGCAGCAGCAGCGAAGAGAAGGGACTCAGTTGATAAATGATGCTGCCAGTGGGCTTGTTGGTGAACCTCTCATGAAGGAGAGCAGTGCAAGTGCAATTGCTGCCACAAGAAAGATGTATGATGAGACTTTTAGGTTTCCACGCCAAAGGGATTCCCTGGATGATGCAGTTGCTAAG CAATTAGGTGATAATTTAGGCCAGCTTCTGGATCCTAATCAAGCCTCAATGATGAAAGCAGCCTCAGTGGTTGGCCAGTCTCCtgg GCAAACACTGCATGGCACACCTGGAAATATATCAGGTAGTCTTCAGCCAATGCAAAATCGAGGTCAGCAGATTTCAGTGCCCACCCAG GATTCAAGGAGCGAGATCAATCCAATGTTGACTCCTAGAGCTTCTGGTCCTGATGGATCATTAATAGGAGTTCATG GATCAAATCAAGCTGGTGGCAATTTGACATTGAAAGGATGGCCTTTAACA GGACTGGACCAACTTCGATCTGGGCTTCTCCAGCAGCAGAAAACTTTGATTCAGACCTCTCAGCCCTTCAGTCAGCTTCAGTTACACCAACAATTTCTTCTTCAAGCACAACAAAACTTGTCACTGCCATCAGCAAATGATTTTGAAAGTAGAAAAATGCGAATGCTTCTGAACAATCAGATTATGGGTCTTGGGAAGGATGTCCCACTAAATTCCCTCGGCGATGTGGTTCCCAAAGTTGGATCACCTATGCAAATTGGTTGTCCTGTGCTGCCTCGTGGAGACTCCGATATCTCAGTTAAG CAACAACTGCATCAAAATAATCAACAATCACAGCAAATTGGACAGAATCCACTTTCAAGTCAGCAGTCTCAGAATTCAAATCCCCAACTCCAGCAGCAAGATAAAATG GCTTCAAAAAATCAAGTCGGCCGAAAGAGGAAGCAGCCAGGGTCGTCATCAGGTCCAGTCAATAGCTCGGGAACTGCGAACACCGCTGGACCATCTCCAAGTTCACCTTCCTCACCTTCTACTCACACACCTGGAGATGCCATTTCAATGCCCACATTGCCTCATAATAGTGGTTCCTCTAAGTCTTTGCTTATGTTTGGCTCTGATGGCTTGGGTTCCCTTACATCAGCTTCTAATCAATTG GCTGATATAGACCGTTTTGTGGATGATGGGTCTCTAGATGATAACGTGGAGTCATTCTTGTCTCATGATGATCCAGAACCTAGAGATAGAGTTGGTCGGTGCAGTGATGTCAGCAAAG GCTTAACATTTATGGAAGTCCAGCTTATCCCAGCTAGTACAAGTAAAGTAGAATGTTGTCACTTCTCAGCAGATGGGAAGTTGCTTGCTACTGGTGGCCATGATAAAAAG GCTGTGCTTTGGTGCACAGAGTCATTTGCATTAAAGTCTACTCTTGAAGAACATTCTGAATGGATAACTGATGTTCGCTTCAGTTCAAGCATGTCAAGGCTCGCTACCTCTTCAGCTGACAAATCAGTCAGGGTTTGGGATGCTGATAAT CCTGCTTACTCGCTCCGTAATTTTGTGGGACATTCTACAACTGTTAGATCACTTGACTTCCACCCTACCAAAGATGACCTTATCTGCTCATGTGATAATAATAGTGAGATTCGATATTGGAGTATTAAGAATGGTAGTTGTGCTGGAGTCTTGAAG GGTGGTGCAACCCAGATAAGATTTCAGCCCCGTGTTGGAAGGTTTCTTGCTGCTGCAACTGATAATTCTGTATCCTTACTCGATGTAGAAGCCCAAGTTTGCAGAGCCAAATTACAG GGTCATAAAAGTGTTATTCATTCTGTGTGCTGGGATGCTACCGGTGAGTTTTTGGCATCTGTAAGTGATGATTTGGTGAGAGTGTGGACGGTTGGATCTAGTGGCAAAGGAGAATGTGTTCATGAACTGAACCGTACTGGCAACAAATTTAACACTTGTGTTTTCCATCCTTCTTACTCTTCCCTATTGGTCATTGGCTGTTATGAG ACACTGGAGCTTTGGAACATGCTTGAGAACAAAATAATGACACGACATGCACACGAGAATCTAGTGTCGGCTTTGGCAGCATCAAATAGCACTCGCATGGTTGCCTCAGCTAGCCACGACAAGTGTGTGAAGCTCTGGAAATGA
- the LOC107962650 gene encoding transcriptional corepressor LEUNIG isoform X7 translates to MSQTNWEADKMLDVYIYDYLMKRKLNATAKAFQAEGKVSTDPVAIDAPGGFLFEWWSVFWDIFIARTNEKHSEAAASYIETQMVKARELQQQQHYQKPQQMQMQQLLLQRHAQQQQHQQQQQQQQQQQQPQQQPQRQQQQQRREGTQLINDAASGLVGEPLMKESSASAIAATRKMYDETFRFPRQRDSLDDAVAKQLGDNLGQLLDPNQASMMKAASVVGQSPGQTLHGTPGNISGSLQPMQNRGQQISVPTQDSRSEINPMLTPRASGPDGSLIGVHGSNQAGGNLTLKGWPLTGLDQLRSGLLQQQKTLIQTSQPFSQLQLHQQFLLQAQQNLSLPSANDFESRKMRMLLNNQIMGLGKDVPLNSLGDVVPKVGSPMQIGCPVLPRGDSDISVKQQQLHQNNQQSQQIGQNPLSSQQSQNSNPQLQQQDKMASKNQVGRKRKQPGSSSGPVNSSGTANTAGPSPSSPSSPSTHTPGDAISMPTLPHNSGSSKSLLMFGSDGLGSLTSASNQLADIDRFVDDGSLDDNVESFLSHDDPEPRDRVGRCSDVSKGLTFMEVQLIPASTSKVECCHFSADGKLLATGGHDKKAVLWCTESFALKSTLEEHSEWITDVRFSSSMSRLATSSADKSVRVWDADNPAYSLRNFVGHSTTVRSLDFHPTKDDLICSCDNNSEIRYWSIKNGSCAGVLKGGATQIRFQPRVGRFLAAATDNSVSLLDVEAQVCRAKLQGHKSVIHSVCWDATGEFLASVSDDLVRVWTVGSSGKGECVHELNRTGNKFNTCVFHPSYSSLLVIGCYETLELWNMLENKIMTRHAHENLVSALAASNSTRMVASASHDKCVKLWK, encoded by the exons ATGTCGCAGACTAACTGGGAAGCTGATAAAAT GTtggatgtgtatatatatgattatctGATGAAGAGAAAGTTAAATGCTACTGCAAAGGCATTTCAAGCTGAAGGGAAAGTATCGACTGACCCAGTAG CTATTGATGCACCTGGTGGATTTTTATTTGAATGGTGGTCTGTATTTTGGGATATCTTCATTGCGAGGACAAATGAGAAGCATTCAGAAGCTGCTGCATCTTATATTGAG ACTCAAATGGTCAAGGCTCGAGAGCTGCAGCAGCAGCAACACTATCAGAAGCCTCAGCAGATGCAGATGCAACAGCTCTTATTGCAGAGGCATGCTCAGCAACAGCAGCATCAGCAGCaacaacaacagcagcagcaacagCAACAGCCACAGCAACAGCCACAACGCCAACAGCAGCAGCAGCGAAGAGAAGGGACTCAGTTGATAAATGATGCTGCCAGTGGGCTTGTTGGTGAACCTCTCATGAAGGAGAGCAGTGCAAGTGCAATTGCTGCCACAAGAAAGATGTATGATGAGACTTTTAGGTTTCCACGCCAAAGGGATTCCCTGGATGATGCAGTTGCTAAG CAATTAGGTGATAATTTAGGCCAGCTTCTGGATCCTAATCAAGCCTCAATGATGAAAGCAGCCTCAGTGGTTGGCCAGTCTCCtgg GCAAACACTGCATGGCACACCTGGAAATATATCAGGTAGTCTTCAGCCAATGCAAAATCGAGGTCAGCAGATTTCAGTGCCCACCCAG GATTCAAGGAGCGAGATCAATCCAATGTTGACTCCTAGAGCTTCTGGTCCTGATGGATCATTAATAGGAGTTCATG GATCAAATCAAGCTGGTGGCAATTTGACATTGAAAGGATGGCCTTTAACA GGACTGGACCAACTTCGATCTGGGCTTCTCCAGCAGCAGAAAACTTTGATTCAGACCTCTCAGCCCTTCAGTCAGCTTCAGTTACACCAACAATTTCTTCTTCAAGCACAACAAAACTTGTCACTGCCATCAGCAAATGATTTTGAAAGTAGAAAAATGCGAATGCTTCTGAACAATCAGATTATGGGTCTTGGGAAGGATGTCCCACTAAATTCCCTCGGCGATGTGGTTCCCAAAGTTGGATCACCTATGCAAATTGGTTGTCCTGTGCTGCCTCGTGGAGACTCCGATATCTCAGTTAAG CAGCAACAACTGCATCAAAATAATCAACAATCACAGCAAATTGGACAGAATCCACTTTCAAGTCAGCAGTCTCAGAATTCAAATCCCCAACTCCAGCAGCAAGATAAAATG GCTTCAAAAAATCAAGTCGGCCGAAAGAGGAAGCAGCCAGGGTCGTCATCAGGTCCAGTCAATAGCTCGGGAACTGCGAACACCGCTGGACCATCTCCAAGTTCACCTTCCTCACCTTCTACTCACACACCTGGAGATGCCATTTCAATGCCCACATTGCCTCATAATAGTGGTTCCTCTAAGTCTTTGCTTATGTTTGGCTCTGATGGCTTGGGTTCCCTTACATCAGCTTCTAATCAATTG GCTGATATAGACCGTTTTGTGGATGATGGGTCTCTAGATGATAACGTGGAGTCATTCTTGTCTCATGATGATCCAGAACCTAGAGATAGAGTTGGTCGGTGCAGTGATGTCAGCAAAG GCTTAACATTTATGGAAGTCCAGCTTATCCCAGCTAGTACAAGTAAAGTAGAATGTTGTCACTTCTCAGCAGATGGGAAGTTGCTTGCTACTGGTGGCCATGATAAAAAG GCTGTGCTTTGGTGCACAGAGTCATTTGCATTAAAGTCTACTCTTGAAGAACATTCTGAATGGATAACTGATGTTCGCTTCAGTTCAAGCATGTCAAGGCTCGCTACCTCTTCAGCTGACAAATCAGTCAGGGTTTGGGATGCTGATAAT CCTGCTTACTCGCTCCGTAATTTTGTGGGACATTCTACAACTGTTAGATCACTTGACTTCCACCCTACCAAAGATGACCTTATCTGCTCATGTGATAATAATAGTGAGATTCGATATTGGAGTATTAAGAATGGTAGTTGTGCTGGAGTCTTGAAG GGTGGTGCAACCCAGATAAGATTTCAGCCCCGTGTTGGAAGGTTTCTTGCTGCTGCAACTGATAATTCTGTATCCTTACTCGATGTAGAAGCCCAAGTTTGCAGAGCCAAATTACAG GGTCATAAAAGTGTTATTCATTCTGTGTGCTGGGATGCTACCGGTGAGTTTTTGGCATCTGTAAGTGATGATTTGGTGAGAGTGTGGACGGTTGGATCTAGTGGCAAAGGAGAATGTGTTCATGAACTGAACCGTACTGGCAACAAATTTAACACTTGTGTTTTCCATCCTTCTTACTCTTCCCTATTGGTCATTGGCTGTTATGAG ACACTGGAGCTTTGGAACATGCTTGAGAACAAAATAATGACACGACATGCACACGAGAATCTAGTGTCGGCTTTGGCAGCATCAAATAGCACTCGCATGGTTGCCTCAGCTAGCCACGACAAGTGTGTGAAGCTCTGGAAATGA
- the LOC107962650 gene encoding transcriptional corepressor LEUNIG isoform X1: MSQTNWEADKMLDVYIYDYLMKRKLNATAKAFQAEGKVSTDPVAIDAPGGFLFEWWSVFWDIFIARTNEKHSEAAASYIETQMVKARELQQQQHYQKPQQMQMQQLLLQRHAQQQQHQQQQQQQQQQQQPQQQPQRQQQQQRREGTQLINDAASGLVGEPLMKESSASAIAATRKMYDETFRFPRQRDSLDDAVAKQLGDNLGQLLDPNQASMMKAASVVGQSPGQTLHGTPGNISGSLQPMQNRGQQISVPTQDSRSEINPMLTPRASGPDGSLIGVHGSNQAGGNLTLKGWPLTQGLDQLRSGLLQQQKTLIQTSQPFSQLQLHQQFLLQAQQNLSLPSANDFESRKMRMLLNNQIMGLGKDVPLNSLGDVVPKVGSPMQIGCPVLPRGDSDISVKQQQLHQNNQQSQQIGQNPLSSQQSQNSNPQLQQQDKMVGACSMMPDSSISNTFNGNDQASKNQVGRKRKQPGSSSGPVNSSGTANTAGPSPSSPSSPSTHTPGDAISMPTLPHNSGSSKSLLMFGSDGLGSLTSASNQLADIDRFVDDGSLDDNVESFLSHDDPEPRDRVGRCSDVSKGLTFMEVQLIPASTSKVECCHFSADGKLLATGGHDKKAVLWCTESFALKSTLEEHSEWITDVRFSSSMSRLATSSADKSVRVWDADNPAYSLRNFVGHSTTVRSLDFHPTKDDLICSCDNNSEIRYWSIKNGSCAGVLKGGATQIRFQPRVGRFLAAATDNSVSLLDVEAQVCRAKLQGHKSVIHSVCWDATGEFLASVSDDLVRVWTVGSSGKGECVHELNRTGNKFNTCVFHPSYSSLLVIGCYETLELWNMLENKIMTRHAHENLVSALAASNSTRMVASASHDKCVKLWK, translated from the exons ATGTCGCAGACTAACTGGGAAGCTGATAAAAT GTtggatgtgtatatatatgattatctGATGAAGAGAAAGTTAAATGCTACTGCAAAGGCATTTCAAGCTGAAGGGAAAGTATCGACTGACCCAGTAG CTATTGATGCACCTGGTGGATTTTTATTTGAATGGTGGTCTGTATTTTGGGATATCTTCATTGCGAGGACAAATGAGAAGCATTCAGAAGCTGCTGCATCTTATATTGAG ACTCAAATGGTCAAGGCTCGAGAGCTGCAGCAGCAGCAACACTATCAGAAGCCTCAGCAGATGCAGATGCAACAGCTCTTATTGCAGAGGCATGCTCAGCAACAGCAGCATCAGCAGCaacaacaacagcagcagcaacagCAACAGCCACAGCAACAGCCACAACGCCAACAGCAGCAGCAGCGAAGAGAAGGGACTCAGTTGATAAATGATGCTGCCAGTGGGCTTGTTGGTGAACCTCTCATGAAGGAGAGCAGTGCAAGTGCAATTGCTGCCACAAGAAAGATGTATGATGAGACTTTTAGGTTTCCACGCCAAAGGGATTCCCTGGATGATGCAGTTGCTAAG CAATTAGGTGATAATTTAGGCCAGCTTCTGGATCCTAATCAAGCCTCAATGATGAAAGCAGCCTCAGTGGTTGGCCAGTCTCCtgg GCAAACACTGCATGGCACACCTGGAAATATATCAGGTAGTCTTCAGCCAATGCAAAATCGAGGTCAGCAGATTTCAGTGCCCACCCAG GATTCAAGGAGCGAGATCAATCCAATGTTGACTCCTAGAGCTTCTGGTCCTGATGGATCATTAATAGGAGTTCATG GATCAAATCAAGCTGGTGGCAATTTGACATTGAAAGGATGGCCTTTAACA CAGGGACTGGACCAACTTCGATCTGGGCTTCTCCAGCAGCAGAAAACTTTGATTCAGACCTCTCAGCCCTTCAGTCAGCTTCAGTTACACCAACAATTTCTTCTTCAAGCACAACAAAACTTGTCACTGCCATCAGCAAATGATTTTGAAAGTAGAAAAATGCGAATGCTTCTGAACAATCAGATTATGGGTCTTGGGAAGGATGTCCCACTAAATTCCCTCGGCGATGTGGTTCCCAAAGTTGGATCACCTATGCAAATTGGTTGTCCTGTGCTGCCTCGTGGAGACTCCGATATCTCAGTTAAG CAGCAACAACTGCATCAAAATAATCAACAATCACAGCAAATTGGACAGAATCCACTTTCAAGTCAGCAGTCTCAGAATTCAAATCCCCAACTCCAGCAGCAAGATAAAATGGTTGGTGCCTGCAGTATGATGCCTGATAGTAGCATATCAAACACCTTTAATGGAAATGACCAG GCTTCAAAAAATCAAGTCGGCCGAAAGAGGAAGCAGCCAGGGTCGTCATCAGGTCCAGTCAATAGCTCGGGAACTGCGAACACCGCTGGACCATCTCCAAGTTCACCTTCCTCACCTTCTACTCACACACCTGGAGATGCCATTTCAATGCCCACATTGCCTCATAATAGTGGTTCCTCTAAGTCTTTGCTTATGTTTGGCTCTGATGGCTTGGGTTCCCTTACATCAGCTTCTAATCAATTG GCTGATATAGACCGTTTTGTGGATGATGGGTCTCTAGATGATAACGTGGAGTCATTCTTGTCTCATGATGATCCAGAACCTAGAGATAGAGTTGGTCGGTGCAGTGATGTCAGCAAAG GCTTAACATTTATGGAAGTCCAGCTTATCCCAGCTAGTACAAGTAAAGTAGAATGTTGTCACTTCTCAGCAGATGGGAAGTTGCTTGCTACTGGTGGCCATGATAAAAAG GCTGTGCTTTGGTGCACAGAGTCATTTGCATTAAAGTCTACTCTTGAAGAACATTCTGAATGGATAACTGATGTTCGCTTCAGTTCAAGCATGTCAAGGCTCGCTACCTCTTCAGCTGACAAATCAGTCAGGGTTTGGGATGCTGATAAT CCTGCTTACTCGCTCCGTAATTTTGTGGGACATTCTACAACTGTTAGATCACTTGACTTCCACCCTACCAAAGATGACCTTATCTGCTCATGTGATAATAATAGTGAGATTCGATATTGGAGTATTAAGAATGGTAGTTGTGCTGGAGTCTTGAAG GGTGGTGCAACCCAGATAAGATTTCAGCCCCGTGTTGGAAGGTTTCTTGCTGCTGCAACTGATAATTCTGTATCCTTACTCGATGTAGAAGCCCAAGTTTGCAGAGCCAAATTACAG GGTCATAAAAGTGTTATTCATTCTGTGTGCTGGGATGCTACCGGTGAGTTTTTGGCATCTGTAAGTGATGATTTGGTGAGAGTGTGGACGGTTGGATCTAGTGGCAAAGGAGAATGTGTTCATGAACTGAACCGTACTGGCAACAAATTTAACACTTGTGTTTTCCATCCTTCTTACTCTTCCCTATTGGTCATTGGCTGTTATGAG ACACTGGAGCTTTGGAACATGCTTGAGAACAAAATAATGACACGACATGCACACGAGAATCTAGTGTCGGCTTTGGCAGCATCAAATAGCACTCGCATGGTTGCCTCAGCTAGCCACGACAAGTGTGTGAAGCTCTGGAAATGA